One segment of Candidatus Methylomirabilota bacterium DNA contains the following:
- the coaE gene encoding dephospho-CoA kinase (Dephospho-CoA kinase (CoaE) performs the final step in coenzyme A biosynthesis.) translates to MGRPFLLAGLTGGIATGKSTVSAMFTHLGCRVTDADQLAREVVAPGQPAHAAIVKEFGAEMLQPDGYLDRKRLGAVVFADPERRKRLEAITHPAIRTRWDRILRVYEEEAFVGIVFWDAALLYETGGARLMEKVVVVFTDPDVQLARLVARDSCTEAEARARIASQLPVAEKAKLADYVVDNSGPRAETERQVRAVYRALLGDLAARGAA, encoded by the coding sequence GTGGGGCGGCCCTTCCTCCTCGCCGGGCTCACCGGCGGCATCGCCACCGGCAAGAGCACGGTGAGCGCGATGTTCACCCATCTCGGCTGCCGCGTCACCGACGCCGACCAGCTCGCCCGCGAGGTGGTGGCGCCGGGCCAGCCCGCGCATGCCGCCATCGTGAAGGAATTCGGCGCCGAGATGCTGCAGCCCGACGGCTATCTGGACCGCAAGCGACTGGGTGCGGTGGTGTTCGCCGACCCCGAGCGGCGCAAGCGATTGGAGGCCATCACCCATCCGGCGATCCGGACGCGCTGGGACCGCATCCTCCGCGTCTACGAGGAAGAGGCGTTCGTCGGCATCGTCTTCTGGGACGCCGCCCTCCTCTACGAGACGGGCGGCGCGCGGCTCATGGAGAAGGTGGTGGTGGTGTTCACGGACCCGGATGTGCAGCTCGCCCGCCTCGTGGCCCGCGACAGCTGCACTGAGGCGGAGGCGCGGGCGCGCATCGCCAGCCAGCTGCCGGTGGCCGAGAAGGCCAAGCTGGCCGACTACGTCGTGGACAACTCCGGCCCCCGCGCCGAGACCGAACGGCAGGTGCGCGCAGTGTACAGGGCGCTCCTCGGAGACCTCGCCGCGCGCGGCGCGGCATGA
- a CDS encoding ATP-binding protein — translation MRVASRSLVESHGGRIWAESVEGQGSTFAFTLPLAG, via the coding sequence GTGCGCGTCGCCTCCCGAAGCCTCGTGGAGTCCCATGGCGGCCGGATCTGGGCGGAGAGCGTGGAGGGTCAGGGCAGCACCTTCGCGTTCACCCTGCCCCTCGCGGGCTAG
- the rsmA gene encoding 16S rRNA (adenine(1518)-N(6)/adenine(1519)-N(6))-dimethyltransferase RsmA encodes MSPRRNARATAPPSRRFGGGRATGGKRRALGQHFLRDEGVVERIVALVRPGPADLVVEIGPGEGALTGRLAAAAGRFIAVEVDAALAARLGARLPASPTVEIRHADALAFDWRGLPALRPAVGGRILVVGNLPYSVGKPILMALADAAPALAVAAPTEMALMLQKEVAERVAAPPGDRTYGSLSVLTQCAVEVRLAFTVPPGAFRPPPLVESAVLHLRALAAPPVPIADPRRFRALVRAAFAQRRKSLANALAAGLGIPVERARARLAAAGIAAGRRAETLTLAEFARAADQVDVG; translated from the coding sequence ATGAGCCCGCGGCGGAACGCGCGAGCCACCGCGCCGCCGTCGCGCCGCTTCGGCGGCGGCCGCGCCACCGGCGGCAAGCGGCGCGCCCTCGGCCAGCACTTCCTGCGGGACGAAGGCGTCGTCGAGCGCATCGTCGCCCTCGTGCGGCCGGGCCCCGCGGACCTCGTGGTGGAGATCGGGCCCGGCGAGGGCGCGCTGACCGGCCGGCTCGCCGCGGCGGCGGGACGCTTCATCGCCGTGGAAGTGGACGCCGCCCTCGCCGCCCGGCTCGGCGCGCGCCTGCCCGCCTCCCCCACCGTCGAAATCCGCCACGCCGATGCGCTCGCCTTCGACTGGCGGGGCCTGCCCGCGCTCCGGCCGGCCGTCGGTGGTCGCATCCTCGTGGTGGGGAATCTCCCGTACAGCGTGGGCAAGCCGATCCTGATGGCGCTGGCTGACGCGGCGCCCGCGCTCGCCGTCGCCGCGCCGACCGAGATGGCGCTGATGCTCCAGAAGGAAGTGGCGGAGCGCGTGGCCGCGCCGCCGGGCGACCGCACCTACGGCAGCCTCTCCGTGCTCACCCAGTGCGCCGTCGAGGTGCGCCTGGCCTTCACGGTGCCGCCGGGCGCGTTCCGCCCGCCGCCGCTCGTCGAGTCCGCGGTGCTGCATCTGCGCGCGCTCGCCGCGCCGCCGGTGCCCATCGCCGATCCGCGGCGCTTTCGTGCGCTCGTGCGCGCGGCCTTCGCGCAGCGTCGCAAGAGCCTGGCCAACGCGCTCGCCGCCGGTCTCGGAATTCCCGTCGAGCGCGCCCGCGCGCGCCTCGCCGCCGCCGGCATCGCTGCCGGCCGCCGGGCCGAGACCCTCACCCTCGCCGAGTTCGCGCGGGCCGCCGACCAGGTCGACGTGGGCTAG
- the polA gene encoding DNA polymerase I, with product MCARLFVLDGPGYLFRAYHALPYLSTSKGVPTNTVLGMSTMLWKLFREERPDYFAVAWDPPGPTFRDEKFAAYKETRAATPDDLKRQIPLVMQVLAALRVPVLEVAGFEADDVLGTMVERARAHDVDVVLVTQDKDMLQLVGPRVTVLAPGAKAGEQVVYDADRVREKWGVGPEQIPDLLALMGDSIDNIPGVPGVGQKTAVKLIGQFGSVEGLYEHLSLVPGKLRETLAANRKQALLSRELATVSTRVPLPQDLEALRRVEPDWDKLRVVWTELELRNLLRQLPGSAAPAPVEEAAPAGGADELGTFLAKVPDGEPLAVDWAEESGPPDPALTRVGFHHPAAGEVQVTPEAVAETLPRLVSRLLIGHDIKRLVQWCLARGAAAPAVQDTAIAAFLLNPARSNYKLEEVATEHLGEGAATGRPGGRARLVWALWEQEERELREAKVRALYDEIERPLVPVLAVMERHGIRADSDRLADFSKELDRSLEGLTREIYELAGEEFNLGSPKQLAAILFEKLSLPPVKKTKTGYSTDADVLEQLAVGHALPAKILEQRTLSKLKSTYADALPGMINPDTGRIHTSFNQMGAATGRVSSSSPNLQNIPVRTELGRRIRAAFVPEPGWRLVAADYSQVELRILAHVCGEESLVEAFRRGEDIHRRTAAEVFGVALDQITSAQRDIAKTTNFSVIYGVTAFGLARGLRITSREAQEYLDRFFARHPKVRAWLDRTVKEGRERGYVETLRGRRRYLPELRSGNPNLRSFAERVATNAPIQGTAADMIKIAMIRMATAMTEARLASRMLLQVHDELLFEAPPEEEERLMVLAAEVMEGAMTLEVPLKVDVKAGADWAQV from the coding sequence ATGTGCGCGCGGCTCTTCGTTCTCGACGGTCCCGGCTATCTCTTCCGGGCGTACCATGCGCTGCCCTACCTCTCGACCTCCAAGGGTGTGCCCACCAACACCGTGCTCGGCATGTCCACGATGCTGTGGAAACTATTTCGGGAGGAGCGCCCCGACTACTTTGCGGTGGCGTGGGACCCGCCCGGCCCCACGTTCCGTGACGAGAAGTTCGCCGCTTACAAGGAGACGCGCGCCGCCACCCCGGACGACCTCAAGCGCCAGATCCCGCTGGTGATGCAGGTGCTCGCCGCTCTGCGTGTACCCGTGTTGGAGGTGGCGGGCTTCGAGGCCGATGATGTGCTCGGCACCATGGTGGAGCGGGCGCGCGCCCACGACGTGGACGTGGTGCTCGTTACCCAGGACAAGGACATGCTGCAGCTCGTGGGGCCGCGCGTCACCGTGCTCGCGCCCGGCGCGAAGGCCGGCGAGCAAGTCGTGTACGACGCCGACCGGGTACGCGAGAAGTGGGGTGTGGGGCCCGAGCAGATTCCGGATCTCCTCGCCCTCATGGGCGACTCCATCGACAACATCCCCGGCGTGCCGGGCGTCGGCCAGAAGACGGCGGTGAAGCTGATCGGCCAGTTCGGCTCGGTCGAGGGCCTCTACGAGCATCTCTCGCTCGTGCCGGGGAAGCTCCGCGAGACCCTGGCCGCCAATCGCAAGCAGGCGCTGCTCTCGCGCGAGCTGGCCACCGTGAGCACACGCGTGCCGCTGCCACAGGACCTCGAGGCGCTGCGCCGCGTGGAGCCGGACTGGGACAAGCTCCGCGTGGTGTGGACCGAGCTCGAGCTGCGAAATCTCCTGCGCCAGCTCCCGGGCTCGGCGGCGCCGGCGCCGGTGGAGGAGGCGGCCCCCGCGGGCGGGGCCGACGAGCTGGGCACGTTCCTCGCCAAGGTGCCCGACGGCGAGCCGCTGGCGGTGGACTGGGCCGAGGAGAGCGGGCCGCCCGATCCCGCGCTCACGCGCGTGGGCTTTCACCATCCCGCCGCGGGCGAGGTGCAGGTGACGCCGGAGGCGGTGGCGGAGACTCTGCCGCGCCTGGTGAGCCGGCTCCTCATCGGCCACGACATCAAGCGGCTCGTGCAGTGGTGCCTCGCCCGTGGCGCGGCCGCGCCCGCGGTGCAGGACACCGCGATCGCCGCGTTCCTGCTCAACCCCGCCCGGTCGAACTACAAGCTCGAGGAAGTCGCCACCGAGCATCTCGGCGAGGGCGCGGCGACGGGACGGCCGGGTGGGCGCGCGCGCCTCGTCTGGGCCCTCTGGGAGCAGGAGGAGCGCGAGCTGCGCGAGGCGAAGGTGCGCGCGCTCTACGACGAGATCGAGCGGCCGCTGGTGCCGGTGCTGGCGGTGATGGAGCGCCACGGGATCCGCGCCGACTCCGACCGTCTCGCCGACTTCTCCAAGGAGCTGGACCGCAGCCTCGAGGGCCTCACGCGCGAGATCTACGAACTGGCCGGCGAGGAATTCAACCTGGGCTCGCCGAAGCAGCTCGCGGCGATCCTGTTCGAGAAGCTCTCGCTGCCGCCGGTCAAAAAGACCAAGACCGGCTACTCCACCGACGCCGACGTGCTCGAGCAGCTTGCGGTGGGCCACGCGCTGCCCGCCAAGATCCTCGAGCAGCGCACCCTCTCCAAGCTCAAGTCCACGTACGCCGACGCGTTGCCCGGCATGATCAATCCAGACACCGGGCGGATCCACACGTCGTTCAACCAGATGGGCGCGGCCACCGGACGGGTCAGCTCGTCGTCCCCGAACCTTCAGAACATCCCCGTGCGCACCGAGCTCGGCCGGCGCATCCGCGCCGCCTTCGTGCCGGAGCCGGGCTGGCGCCTCGTCGCCGCGGACTACTCCCAGGTGGAATTGCGCATCCTCGCCCACGTCTGCGGCGAGGAGAGCTTGGTGGAGGCCTTCCGCCGCGGCGAGGACATCCATCGCCGCACCGCCGCCGAGGTCTTTGGCGTCGCGCTCGACCAGATCACGTCCGCCCAGCGCGACATCGCCAAGACCACGAACTTCTCCGTGATCTACGGCGTCACCGCGTTCGGGCTGGCCCGCGGGCTCCGCATCACCTCGCGCGAGGCGCAGGAGTACCTCGATCGCTTCTTCGCGCGGCATCCGAAGGTTCGGGCGTGGCTCGACCGCACGGTGAAGGAGGGGCGCGAGCGCGGCTACGTGGAGACTTTGCGGGGCAGGCGTCGCTATTTGCCCGAGCTGCGCAGCGGCAACCCGAACCTCCGGAGCTTCGCCGAGCGCGTGGCGACCAACGCGCCGATCCAGGGCACCGCCGCGGACATGATCAAGATCGCCATGATCCGCATGGCGACGGCGATGACGGAGGCGCGGCTGGCGAGCCGCATGCTCCTGCAAGTGCACGACGAGCTGCTCTTCGAGGCCCCGCCCGAGGAGGAGGAGCGCCTGATGGTCCTCGCGGCCGAGGTGATGGAGGGCGCGATGACGCTCGAGGTGCCGCTCAAGGTGGACGTCAAGGCCGGCGCCGACTGGGCGCAGGTCTGA